The genomic DNA agctaaattaacaaatgcttaatatttatttaaggaataaaaaaaagttgaaaagtgtaaaaagaaaaaaaaaaaacactaggcCAGAAAAAGTCATCATACAACATGCTAAATTAATAACCAGTAATTAGCTTGTTGTGAACCATAAGCCCAACATTGAAAACAGTAAATGTCTACCAAGGTGCTTCAGTAAGATTGTCCATATGGTGATGTGTACCTGGTTCAGAGAACGCATCGCTGATGTCATCATCCTTGTCTCCCTCATAGTCATcatcttcttcctcctcttcctcttcattTTCTGAAAGCTCGTGCTCGCTGCCAAATCCTTCATCATGGTCTTCATCATCCAAGTCCAccccctccacctcctcctcttcctcttcctcctctcccTCTTCATCTTCCTCATCTTCGTCTTCCTCCATGTCAGTGGGAGCTTTACCTGCGAGCCTGGCCCTGGTCAGGAACAGTGAGTAGTTGTgctcttcctctttcttcttctcGGCTGCAGCAGTGGCGTCAGCTCCAAGAGCACTCACGGTGAGCAAGGTTTCACTGCTGCCCGCCACAGGGAAGTTTATTTTCTGTGGTTTTCCTCTTGACAAACCCAACTCTGGAGTAGAGCCGCAGGGAGCTTCTCGTTTACTAGTTTCCACTCTTTTCTCACCAACCGGTGGAATCAGAGAAGATGGAGTGCTAATAGTGGCTGTTTGGGCATTATTGATCAAAGAGGCACTTGACTCATGCTCTTTGATAATTTGGGAGCTGGCAGACACATTGATCTGCTGAGCGCAACCCTCTAAAAAGGTCTTGCGTGGTACGCTAATGCGAACTTTGGCTTTGCGTACATAATCTGTGTTCTCTGGCTGTGGAGATGCAACCCTGCTAGGCCCTTGCATCTGGGCCTTTGCCATAGTCTCAGTGCTTGAGGCCACTGGCCATGTGGCTTTCTGGGAACCTTCAGCGTAATCCGGCAGTGTACTGTGGTTGGAGGAGGTGCCAGTGACAGAAGCGGTGGTTTTGCCCATTTTCTTGCCTATAGCAGTTGGAGGGAACACAGTCTGCTTTTGGCCTCCCAATGAATCTGGAAGGTATAAATTGTCACACACTGGCTGAGAGTCCTCACTGTTGAGCTGGGCCAAGGTGGGTGTACGGCCTATGACTTCCTCATCTTGGTAAGGGCTGGAGAAATCATCCAAGCCCAAGAAATCAACCTCCTTAGTGCCCCAGATATCACAGCTAGTGAGGCGAGTGTACTTGGTCAGGTCTTCCCAATAGGTGTCCCATTGTTCAAAGTTGGAGCTGTAGGTCACGTCATTGTCTATTAGATCTGGAAGATTTTCCATATTGTCAAACTCCTTACAGTCCTCGACTTCAAACACCTCTCTTCCAGGGCTCTGGCGACAAGTCATATCTCTGTCCTAAAACAAGGATACAATATCAACAAGAAGTAATGAAACAAAATCTTCAGAGTGCTTCAAAGCGATTCAGAAACTCTGCATAATCTCACCAATTCATAAATGAAGTCTGGTTCAGAGCTGTTGGCTAACAGGTCAGTGCTGGTCAGTGCCTGGTCAGCAAAAGTGTAGTTTTGAAAGGCATCCCCAAAGGGAGGATCCATTCCACTGACACTAGGCTGCatgacaaatgaaaacaaatactGCTAAATTATCAATTCAAGCACAGAAAAAAGGCTGATACTGGTCTTTAATAAAGAGACATCTCAAAAATAGGTATAAACAATATCACCTTGGGAtcagtaattttaaatataaaaaagacttTTGTTCTTTGTTGCACATTGTtgacaaaattaaaaggaaagaaagtatGGGAATTTTTTACTGCATAACATTTCTTAATACAGCTAACATGTTACATAATAAGCCTTACCTGAGGCATTGCCGAGAAAAGATCCCTGGTTCCTTGGTGGAAACTTTTCTGCCACCTCTCTTCCCACAATTCCCTTGTTTTTATGTCAGTCTCTGGCAGAAAAATCGATGTGACAACAAAATCgttctttaataataatgcCTTAGCCACACATTCGGGTATGGCTGTGGTTTTCTCCTCTATTC from Clarias gariepinus isolate MV-2021 ecotype Netherlands chromosome 19, CGAR_prim_01v2, whole genome shotgun sequence includes the following:
- the crebrf gene encoding CREB3 regulatory factor isoform X2, with protein sequence MPQPSVSGMDPPFGDAFQNYTFADQALTSTDLLANSSEPDFIYELDRDMTCRQSPGREVFEVEDCKEFDNMENLPDLIDNDVTYSSNFEQWDTYWEDLTKYTRLTSCDIWGTKEVDFLGLDDFSSPYQDEEVIGRTPTLAQLNSEDSQPVCDNLYLPDSLGGQKQTVFPPTAIGKKMGKTTASVTGTSSNHSTLPDYAEGSQKATWPVASSTETMAKAQMQGPSRVASPQPENTDYVRKAKVRISVPRKTFLEGCAQQINVSASSQIIKEHESSASLINNAQTATISTPSSLIPPVGEKRVETSKREAPCGSTPELGLSRGKPQKINFPVAGSSETLLTVSALGADATAAAEKKKEEEHNYSLFLTRARLAGKAPTDMEEDEDEEDEEGEEEEEEEEVEGVDLDDEDHDEGFGSEHELSENEEEEEEEDDDYEGDKDDDISDAFSEPGCDTDIVEDVKGLTAGISRKRGKRRYFWEYSEQLTPSKQERMLKPSEWDRDTLPSNMYQKNGLHHGKYTLKKSRRTDVEDLTPNPRKLLQIGNELRKLNKVISDLTPVSELPLTARPRSRKEKNKLASRACRLKKKAQYEANKVKLWGLGTEYDRLLFVINTIKEEIVNRVQDNSNNNGTSMAEKLDKLIEETLVTSSWPDFRLCESDP
- the crebrf gene encoding CREB3 regulatory factor isoform X1, whose product is MPQPSVSGMDPPFGDAFQNYTFADQALTSTDLLANSSEPDFIYELDRDMTCRQSPGREVFEVEDCKEFDNMENLPDLIDNDVTYSSNFEQWDTYWEDLTKYTRLTSCDIWGTKEVDFLGLDDFSSPYQDEEVIGRTPTLAQLNSEDSQPVCDNLYLPDSLGGQKQTVFPPTAIGKKMGKTTASVTGTSSNHSTLPDYAEGSQKATWPVASSTETMAKAQMQGPSRVASPQPENTDYVRKAKVRISVPRKTFLEGCAQQINVSASSQIIKEHESSASLINNAQTATISTPSSLIPPVGEKRVETSKREAPCGSTPELGLSRGKPQKINFPVAGSSETLLTVSALGADATAAAEKKKEEEHNYSLFLTRARLAGKAPTDMEEDEDEEDEEGEEEEEEEEVEGVDLDDEDHDEGFGSEHELSENEEEEEEEDDDYEGDKDDDISDAFSEPGCDTDIVEDVKGLTAGISRKRGKRRYFWEYSEQLTPSKQERMLKPSEWDRDTLPSNMYQKNGLHHGKYTLKKSRRTDVEDLTPNPRKLLQIGNELRKLNKVISDLTPVSELPLTARPRSRKEKNKLASRACRLKKKAQYEANKVKLWGLGTEYDRLLFVINTIKEEIVNRVQDNSNNNGTSMAEKLDKLIEETLVQSPVAGQTSDFVNQILENTGKGDPTGGLVGLRVPTLKV